The region GAAATCATTGCAACCGTTTTTCCTTTTTTAGCAATTTTAATTGCCTTTTGACACCGTTCAACTTCTCCACGCATACCATTGCTAACAGTTTCTTTTCCTTGAAGCATATCTTCTATTACTTTAAGGTACGTTTTATAACCAACTATTACTTCGGACTGTTTGATTGCTCTAATAGCTTCTTGGGTCATAATATCACGTGAGCCTGGTCCAATCCCTACTATGTACAACATATAAATTAATCTCCCCTATCTTCCGATACTCATCGTTATTTGATTTTCGTGAAATTGATCTACAACAACATGGTGTTGTGTCTGAAAATGTGCTGAACTTGAAGCCACGTTTCCAACCCCAACCGTCTTACGTACAAAATCGGAACCAGCATAATTTTGATCCACTGTTTTAAGCTCCTCAGCCGAATTAAATACCAGTTCAGTATTCAAAGTTTGTGCTAAATATTGAACCGCTGGTTCATACTGCTTAATATCAATTGACGTAATTTTTTGAATGGATCTCCAAGCCAGCTGATTTTTTCGCATAAATGTCACAAATGTATTTTGCATCATTTCAATTGTTACATTCTTTCGACACCCAACCCCTAAAACATTAACTTTTGGTACAACTTGAATAAGGTTTTCAGCTTTATCAAAATTCGTTCTGTCTGAAACAACCACAATTGGTTCCTCGGTAATTTCCTGAATCTGATCACGTTCAATAATTGTAAAACCCTTCAACGTTTCAACCATACCTTTTAGATAGTCCTCAATAAAAAGATAAACTGTGTCCCGTTCAACTAATTTGCGATTAATTAACTTAGTATTGTCTTTAAAATTAGCGTACCAACCATTTAGATCCTTGGCCAAATTATCCAGTGCAGCCACTTTCTGAGTATCGGTGGCAGTGGTGATAACCGGATCCGATTCTAATTGTTCCGCCAACAATTTTGCCCAACGATTAGCACCTCCAACGTGGCCCGACAAAAGACTAATAACATGATTAGCCTCTTCATCAACCACCAAAACAGCTGGATCCTTTGTTTTATCCTCTAGAACAGGTGCAATCGAACGAACAGCAATCCCAGATGCCATAATTAAAATTAAGCAGCTTACTGCTTTAAATTGAGTTTGAAGAGTTGCCTTAAAATCCCCTTTTTGGATCCAATTAGCTAAAATATCTGTTTGTAATCTAGCCGGTATAAATAATTGGACATTGTAATCATCAACGAGGACTTTTTGAATTCTTTCCGCTTGCTTCAAGCCATTCCCAGTAATTGCAAACACTGCAATATTTTCCTTAGTCATTTTCAATTCCTTTTCTAAATTCATGGGTAAACGTTGGATCATAAAGGTGTGAATAGTTATACGATTTGCCCAAGAAATCGCCTACAAGGATTAACGCTGTCTTCTTAACACCTGCATCTTCAACCTTTTTAGCAATGTTTTCCAAGGTCCCCTTAATTGTCAACTCATCAGGCCATGTGGCTTTATAAATTACCGCCGCTGGGGTTGATTTTTTATATCCTCCTTCAATCAAATCATTTACAACGTTATCAATACCGCTTACTGACAAAAAGATGGCCATTGAAGTTTGGTGTCTTGCAAATGATTTAATTGATTCACGTTCAGGAACCGGAGTCCGCCCTGACATACGAGTAATAACTACACTCTGTGAAATCTGAGGAACAGTATATTCAAATTGCATACTTGATGCGGCTCCTAAGAAAGAACTTACGCCTGGAATAAATTCAAATTCAAGATTTCTTTTTTTAATTTCTTCAATTTGTTCTCTAACCGAACCATAAATTGAAAAATCGCCAGTTTGAAGACGAACAACATTTTTATTTTCTTTTATAGATGCTTCCATTTGATCAATTATTTGATCTAAATTCATTGAAGCACTATTGTAAAGCTCTGCCCCATCTTTACAATAGTCTAATAAGGCAAGGTTAATTAATGAACCCGCGTAAATTACCACGTCAGCCTCATGCAACTTTCTATATCCCTTAAGGGTGATTAATTCTGGGTCTCCAGGGCCTGCTCCTACAAAACTGATAATTGACATTATTCTCCATCCTTTCGTGCACTAATTATTATTGTGGGGTTTTGAGGCACAAAAAAGTGCCCCTTCCCTAATTTTTTAATGTGTGAAACTTCAATCCGTGAAACCTGTAAATCACTAAACACAGATTTTTCCAGCAATTGAGTTGCCTCAATCGCATTTTCCAGCAAAATGAAATTTAATACCAAGCATCCATTTTTATTGAGATGTTCAAAGCTATATTCAATAATTTCGCCTAACTCACCGCCAGATCCTCCAACAAAAATTGAATCAAAATTTTGATCCGGAAGATCCGTAGGTGCGGTCCCTGACATTAGTTCAATATTTTTAATATTAAATTTCTTTAGATTTTCCCGCATGATTGCAATTCCATCTGGATTTTTCTCTACAGCAGTCACTTTCAAGTTAGGATATTCAAGTGATGCTTGAATACTGACGCTTCCAGTTCCAGAACCGATATCTAGCATGCTTTTCTTATGGCCCAATGCTAATCGTTCAATACTGACACTTCGAACTTCCGCTTTGGTCATTGGAACTTTATTTCGTAAAAATTGATCATCATTCATTTGTTATTAACACCACATTCATCTTGAATTTTTTTTTTGGAACTTGTTCAGCAGGATAACAACTAATTTGCTCATCAGCTGAACTCAATTGTTCTCCTATATAAATCAATCTTCTCTGCTTTCGCTTCAAAATCTCCTGTGCAATTTCAAATGGTCCTAGATTTTCATCTGTTACCATACCAACGGTTACATGTTGCAACAAAAAATCAAAGTCTGGATGCCGTCCGTGACTGCTAGTTAAGAACGAATCGTTCATCGCAATTCCCACCCGATTAAACATATACTGAATTGAGCTTATTCCGGGAACTACGTTAACTATGTTTTTCCCAAATTCCCTTCGTGCCCAATTAGCAATCCCATATAAATTTGGATCGCCTGAAGCAAGTAATACTATATTTTTACTGGTGTTTTGCTCTAAAAACAATTTCAATTCCGCCAGCTTTGGCAATTTCATTTCATGCTTAACTTGAAATAAACCCAGCTGACGCGGGCTACCAATCACAACATCAGCATCTTCAATTTTCTCTTTTGCATTCGGTAAAATTAAGTCCTGCTCACCAGGCCCAATCCCAACAATTTGAATCATTGCCAGTCACTCCTCAATTCATCCACTTTTTTGGTTGATGCCAAGAAATCTTTACCTGAGAAAAGTACAACATCAAAATCAACACGAGGAGATCGGTGAGCTAACAGTTTTTCGCATCGGTATTTAATCTTATCAACAATCTGTTGATAAACAGCCTGGTACCCAGCTTGATTGATCAAATCGATCATCGCAATTGTGGTTAAGCAGCTATAAACCTGTTCCAACAGTTCCTTTGGGGCTCCAAGTAGTGCTAAATTTGCTACCATCACTTCTGCACGAGCATCCGCATCCTTACTGTGCGTTGAAAATATCCCAGCTGACACTTTAATAAATTTTCCGA is a window of Pediococcus claussenii ATCC BAA-344 DNA encoding:
- a CDS encoding cobalt-precorrin 5A hydrolase, which gives rise to MTKENIAVFAITGNGLKQAERIQKVLVDDYNVQLFIPARLQTDILANWIQKGDFKATLQTQFKAVSCLILIMASGIAVRSIAPVLEDKTKDPAVLVVDEEANHVISLLSGHVGGANRWAKLLAEQLESDPVITTATDTQKVAALDNLAKDLNGWYANFKDNTKLINRKLVERDTVYLFIEDYLKGMVETLKGFTIIERDQIQEITEEPIVVVSDRTNFDKAENLIQVVPKVNVLGVGCRKNVTIEMMQNTFVTFMRKNQLAWRSIQKITSIDIKQYEPAVQYLAQTLNTELVFNSAEELKTVDQNYAGSDFVRKTVGVGNVASSSAHFQTQHHVVVDQFHENQITMSIGR
- a CDS encoding cobalt-precorrin-4 methyltransferase, whose product is MSIISFVGAGPGDPELITLKGYRKLHEADVVIYAGSLINLALLDYCKDGAELYNSASMNLDQIIDQMEASIKENKNVVRLQTGDFSIYGSVREQIEEIKKRNLEFEFIPGVSSFLGAASSMQFEYTVPQISQSVVITRMSGRTPVPERESIKSFARHQTSMAIFLSVSGIDNVVNDLIEGGYKKSTPAAVIYKATWPDELTIKGTLENIAKKVEDAGVKKTALILVGDFLGKSYNYSHLYDPTFTHEFRKGIEND
- a CDS encoding decarboxylating cobalt-precorrin-6B (C(15))-methyltransferase, which encodes MNDDQFLRNKVPMTKAEVRSVSIERLALGHKKSMLDIGSGTGSVSIQASLEYPNLKVTAVEKNPDGIAIMRENLKKFNIKNIELMSGTAPTDLPDQNFDSIFVGGSGGELGEIIEYSFEHLNKNGCLVLNFILLENAIEATQLLEKSVFSDLQVSRIEVSHIKKLGKGHFFVPQNPTIIISARKDGE
- a CDS encoding cobalt-precorrin-7 (C(5))-methyltransferase — protein: MIQIVGIGPGEQDLILPNAKEKIEDADVVIGSPRQLGLFQVKHEMKLPKLAELKLFLEQNTSKNIVLLASGDPNLYGIANWARREFGKNIVNVVPGISSIQYMFNRVGIAMNDSFLTSSHGRHPDFDFLLQHVTVGMVTDENLGPFEIAQEILKRKQRRLIYIGEQLSSADEQISCYPAEQVPKKKFKMNVVLITNE